A portion of the Magnolia sinica isolate HGM2019 chromosome 17, MsV1, whole genome shotgun sequence genome contains these proteins:
- the LOC131230595 gene encoding uncharacterized protein LOC131230595 has translation MAPTCSDILPPKEEQHHEPNPIDQDRHRLRLITFRQLKALALVTVFSATGMVAIEDYAFVIFSIFYIYFLSKVAFPTLTPQLELPVFNKSRLLGLYIPISALISLFFPIVYIFQGIYKGDKEGIKAAVPFVFLLAAQIFMEGMTFSRRFSLPVQAFVPVIYNTKRLFTIIEWLKIEIRKVEEHGSEMRLHVGWGLAVANLLFWSFNLFGLLLPFYLPRVFKRYYS, from the coding sequence ATGGCCCCCACCTGCAGCGACATCCTTCCTCCAAAGGAAGAACAACACCACGAGCCCAATCCAATCGATCAAGACCGCCACCGCCTTCGTCTCATCACGTTCCGCCAGCTCAAAGCCCTCGCTCTTGTCACTGTCTTCTCCGCCACTGGAATGGTTGCCATCGAAGACTACGCCTTCGTAATCTTCTCCAtcttctacatatacttcctctcAAAAGTCGCATTCCCCACCCTCACTCCACAACTCGAACTGCCCGTCTTCAACAAGAGCCGTCTCCTAGGCCTCTACATCCCGATCTCAGCCCTGATCAGCCTCTTCTTCCCGATCGTCTACATCTTCCAAGGTATCTACAAAGGAGATAAGGAAGGAATCAAAGCGGCCGTCCCGTTCGTCTTCCTCCTCGCTGCCCAAATCTTCATGGAAGGCATGACGTTCTCCCGTCGCTTCTCGTTGCCAGTCCAGGCATTCGTTCCTGTCATATACAACACGAAGAGGCTCTTCACGATCATCGAATGGTTGAAGATAGAGATTAGGAAGGTAGAAGAACACGGATCGGAGATGAGATTGCACGTGGGGTGGGGACTGGCAGTCGCAAATCTGCTCTTCTGGTCTTTCAATCTGTTCGGGCTCTTGCTGCCTTTCTATCTCCCAAGAGTTTTTAAGAGGTATTATTCTTAA